A stretch of DNA from Thiomicrospira sp. XS5:
ATAATTTAACTTATTTAAAAAAATAGGACTTTAAAAATGGCAAAGGAAAAGTTTGAACGTAGTAAGCCGCACGTAAACGTTGGTACGATTGGTCACGTTGACCATGGTAAGACAACTCTTACGGCGGCGCTAACAATTGTACAAGGTAAGAAGTTCGGTGGTGAAGCGAAAGACTACGCTAACATCGACAACGCACCGGAAGAGCGTGAACGTGGTATTACCATCTCAACAGCACACGTTGAGTATGAGTCAGAAACGCGTCACTACGCACACGTAGACTGCCCAGGTCACGCCGACTATGTTAAAAACATGATCACAGGTGCCGCTCAAATGGACGGCGCGATCCTAGTTTGTTCCGCAGCCGATGGCCCAATGCCACAAACGCGTGAGCACATTCTGCTATCTCGTCAGGTAGGTGTACCCTACATCGTTGTATACCTAAACAAAGCCGACATGGTTGACGACGAAGAACTGCTAGAGTTGGTTGAAATGGAAGTGCGTGAACTTCTAGACACCTACGACTTCCCAGGTGATGACACACCAGTCATCATGGGGTCTGCGCTTAAAGCCATCGAAGGCGACACTTCTGAAATCGGTGAACCATCTATCGGCCGTTTGGTTGATGCATTGGACGAATACATCCCGACACCAGAGCGTGAAACAGACAAGCCA
This window harbors:
- the tuf gene encoding elongation factor Tu, giving the protein MAKEKFERSKPHVNVGTIGHVDHGKTTLTAALTIVQGKKFGGEAKDYANIDNAPEERERGITISTAHVEYESETRHYAHVDCPGHADYVKNMITGAAQMDGAILVCSAADGPMPQTREHILLSRQVGVPYIVVYLNKADMVDDEELLELVEMEVRELLDTYDFPGDDTPVIMGSALKAIEGDTSEIGEPSIGRLVDALDEYIPTPERETDKPFLMPVEDIFSIQGRGTVATGRVETGVVKVGEEIEIVGIRPTTTTTVTGVEMFRKLLDQGEAGDNVGILLRGTKREDIERGQVLAHKGTVTPHTKFEAEVYVLSKDEGGRHTPFFQGYRPQFYFRTTDVTGACELPAGTEMVMPGDNVQMTVELIAPIAMNEGLRFAIREGGRTVGAGVVAKIIE